A DNA window from Providencia huaxiensis contains the following coding sequences:
- a CDS encoding protein bax — protein sequence MPSRTMRTNAVFAFLFLLLFSSLSMGSTSTSTMLNKEYTNKTVQQNVSQAKTSLPDLRKYPSGTPRKKAFLKTVVPVIEKVNKQIMAERTWLLSVRANKKWSAQELRRLEQICNSYGMKCSNPKRLNWNKLLSRVDIMPTHLVATQAATESGWGTSQLALQNGNLFGMRCGSGCQTKQGKIKGYSTYSSVEDTVTAYMKNMNTHNAYESLRTSRAKQRLSKDELDTKKLINDMKGYSELGSTYNRYLQEMYASNEELITQAQQRAATRI from the coding sequence ATGCCCTCTCGAACGATGAGGACAAACGCCGTCTTCGCTTTCTTATTTTTACTTTTATTTTCGAGCCTGAGTATGGGCTCCACCAGTACCAGCACAATGCTCAATAAAGAGTATACTAATAAAACTGTGCAGCAGAATGTAAGTCAGGCTAAAACCTCACTCCCTGATTTACGTAAATACCCTTCTGGTACGCCTCGAAAGAAAGCATTTTTGAAAACGGTTGTCCCTGTTATAGAAAAAGTGAATAAGCAGATTATGGCTGAACGTACTTGGTTGTTATCAGTACGAGCTAACAAGAAGTGGAGCGCCCAAGAGTTGCGCCGTCTTGAACAAATCTGTAATAGCTATGGTATGAAATGTAGTAATCCAAAACGTTTAAATTGGAACAAACTATTGAGTCGAGTCGACATCATGCCAACACACTTAGTTGCAACACAAGCAGCAACAGAGTCTGGTTGGGGTACATCACAACTCGCTCTGCAAAACGGTAACTTATTTGGTATGCGCTGCGGTAGTGGCTGCCAGACCAAACAAGGAAAGATTAAAGGCTATTCTACATATTCTTCTGTAGAAGATACCGTTACTGCTTATATGAAAAACATGAATACCCATAACGCTTATGAATCTCTACGAACTTCACGAGCAAAGCAGCGCTTATCAAAAGATGAGCTGGATACGAAAAAGCTAATCAATGATATGAAGGGGTACTCAGAGTTAGGTTCAACCTATAACCGCTATTTACAAGAGATGTACGCGAGTAATGAAGAATTGATTACACAAGCTCAACAAAGAGCAGCCACTCGCATTTAA
- a CDS encoding SGNH/GDSL hydrolase family protein, whose amino-acid sequence MLTSEFKNTLIKVGQILFIVLIAGLLLIWLNQSSLERFWQQKYHQDTPWAKMAGNPIWDYGAYLHDGALEAGSLFTYYASGQKAQEDKQAAALALANKDKKLNFPKEFQIGLHFVNGYIYPAESLSVTFPERLKRPQAWEKNQKISFGGFTIKKDQPIVAKHIANIEKGQQVLFAGDSMMQGVAPHVKNMLLKKYNIDSINLSKQSTGLAYPRFFNWPQTIAKALNDNPNIKVLVIFLGPNDPWDMPPQTGYKYVKFKSEDWEKVYRERISDIISTARQHNVDVIWVGPPNMRKNTLSDGMKFLSSLYQSEIEDNGEIYFSVNDVFKYQGDTYSDYIGDASSTIKLRSGDGIHFSGKGQQLIAEKVFSLIHFEEEEEKEPHETEQTVSS is encoded by the coding sequence ATGCTAACTTCTGAGTTTAAAAATACCCTAATCAAAGTTGGACAGATTTTATTTATTGTCCTAATTGCTGGCCTATTATTAATTTGGTTGAATCAAAGCTCGCTAGAACGATTTTGGCAACAGAAATATCACCAAGATACCCCATGGGCGAAAATGGCAGGTAATCCTATCTGGGATTATGGCGCTTACTTACATGATGGCGCGCTTGAGGCAGGAAGCCTATTCACTTACTACGCATCAGGACAAAAAGCGCAGGAAGACAAACAGGCCGCGGCGCTCGCACTGGCCAATAAAGATAAAAAACTCAATTTCCCCAAAGAGTTTCAAATTGGTCTTCACTTCGTAAATGGCTACATTTATCCGGCTGAAAGCTTATCGGTTACCTTCCCTGAACGGCTGAAACGACCACAAGCTTGGGAGAAAAACCAGAAAATTAGCTTTGGCGGTTTCACAATCAAGAAAGATCAGCCAATCGTGGCAAAACATATTGCCAATATCGAAAAAGGCCAACAAGTTCTGTTTGCGGGGGACTCCATGATGCAAGGCGTCGCTCCACATGTTAAAAACATGCTCTTGAAAAAATATAATATCGATAGCATTAATCTAAGTAAGCAAAGCACAGGGCTGGCATATCCACGCTTTTTTAATTGGCCCCAAACCATTGCCAAGGCATTGAATGATAACCCCAACATTAAGGTTTTAGTGATTTTTTTAGGGCCTAACGACCCTTGGGACATGCCACCACAAACGGGTTATAAATACGTCAAATTTAAAAGTGAAGATTGGGAAAAAGTGTACCGTGAGCGGATTAGTGATATAATATCGACCGCTCGCCAGCACAATGTTGATGTTATTTGGGTTGGCCCACCTAATATGCGTAAAAATACGCTCTCCGATGGTATGAAATTCTTAAGTAGCCTCTATCAATCTGAAATTGAGGATAACGGTGAAATTTACTTTTCGGTCAATGACGTCTTTAAATATCAAGGCGATACCTATTCTGACTATATCGGTGATGCAAGCAGTACCATTAAATTGCGAAGTGGTGACGGGATCCATTTCAGCGGAAAAGGCCAACAACTGATTGCTGAAAAAGTATTCTCACTCATTCATTTCGAAGAAGAGGAAGAAAAGGAACCTCATGAAACTGAACAAACTGTGTCAAGCTAA
- a CDS encoding MBOAT family O-acyltransferase: protein MNFFSFEFLGSFLIFFLIYWGCQPSAKLQNGLLITASYFFVYSFSPDFAYILFSYTLIIYLLTNVATNWLSSRWIYGILTAVIVGFFTTFKYYSFFQETIQQTLDKFGFSVGLPILEILAPLGLSFYVFHSVSYTVSVCRKEIPKADFFDVTLYLAFFPSIVAGPINRAKNFLPQIQAESREILDPRKAILLISLALVKLFLFSSYLSENFVNPVFDTPVGYSAGEILVATYAYAWNIYFNFSGYTNLVTGIALLLGFRVPVNFNAPYLAANLKEFWARWHISLSTFIRDYVYIPLGGNRKGFSRMNTNVFLAMVISGLWHGAAMTFVVWGAIHGLGIVLLNLKSLCMEKLGWTQVIPNKTLSVWVSRIITFHFVCFAWIFFRSASFDDALLMVNQIIAPGFIASINASLGLLVAFWLLLIAYPYFVQGYHYVAKKYQTIPWYYYPIPLAIILTIMFMLSPSGMPGFIYANF, encoded by the coding sequence ATGAATTTCTTCTCTTTTGAGTTTCTTGGCTCTTTCTTGATTTTTTTTCTTATTTATTGGGGTTGTCAGCCCAGTGCAAAGTTACAAAATGGCTTATTAATCACTGCTAGCTATTTTTTTGTTTATTCATTTAGCCCTGACTTTGCTTATATCTTATTTAGCTACACACTGATTATTTATTTGCTTACCAATGTGGCAACTAATTGGCTTTCGAGTAGATGGATATACGGTATTCTTACCGCGGTCATTGTTGGATTCTTTACCACCTTTAAATATTATTCATTCTTCCAAGAGACCATTCAGCAAACTCTCGATAAATTTGGTTTTAGTGTTGGTCTTCCTATATTGGAAATACTCGCACCACTTGGGCTGTCCTTTTATGTATTCCACTCGGTTAGCTATACAGTATCGGTTTGTCGCAAAGAAATTCCTAAAGCCGATTTCTTTGATGTAACACTGTATCTTGCATTTTTTCCGAGCATCGTCGCAGGGCCAATCAACCGCGCAAAGAACTTTCTTCCCCAAATACAAGCGGAAAGCCGTGAGATTTTAGATCCTCGAAAAGCCATATTGCTTATTTCATTAGCACTAGTGAAATTGTTTTTATTTAGCTCATACTTGTCTGAAAATTTTGTCAATCCAGTCTTTGACACTCCCGTGGGTTACAGTGCAGGGGAGATCCTAGTAGCAACCTATGCCTATGCTTGGAATATTTACTTTAACTTCTCAGGTTATACCAATCTGGTGACGGGCATCGCGTTATTATTAGGATTTAGAGTCCCTGTTAACTTTAATGCGCCTTATTTAGCTGCAAATTTAAAAGAGTTTTGGGCCCGTTGGCATATCAGCTTATCGACCTTTATTCGCGACTATGTTTATATTCCTCTTGGCGGTAACCGTAAAGGTTTTAGCCGTATGAACACCAATGTATTCCTTGCGATGGTCATTTCAGGATTATGGCACGGCGCAGCAATGACATTTGTCGTTTGGGGAGCCATTCATGGACTAGGAATTGTGCTACTCAATCTTAAGAGTTTATGCATGGAGAAACTAGGGTGGACCCAAGTAATCCCAAATAAGACATTATCAGTTTGGGTATCACGAATTATAACTTTCCATTTCGTTTGTTTTGCGTGGATTTTCTTCCGTAGTGCCTCATTTGATGATGCACTGTTAATGGTCAATCAAATCATTGCCCCTGGTTTTATCGCTTCTATTAATGCAAGCTTAGGGTTATTAGTCGCGTTTTGGCTACTGTTGATTGCCTACCCTTATTTTGTACAAGGCTACCATTATGTGGCAAAAAAATACCAAACCATTCCTTGGTATTATTATCCTATTCCGCTCGCGATTATTCTAACCATTATGTTTATGCTTTCTCCTTCAGGTATGCCGGGGTTTATTTATGCTAACTTCTGA
- a CDS encoding DUF4056 domain-containing protein yields the protein MSKWVTPIGIALLLAACQNHDKLELPTIEPVVTPYTVEEASQAWPVIASLAPPQGLRACCAFGYNLQAELWGLPVPFYTIDNIVEADSLGEHHYNDSFLGTSAALMGLSNEKIGLLYTDKSGFIDISHVRDTADYTFYLFSQIYPRLGQQWSLSLSEELADRQIHFSAFEPPQSAEQRYTLSAYLAAKLAFQLAVWHEIAQWYGYQSVPGFSEGISAFSPEDLYSNLLGSRLALTLILQGRAGSLATYSQSMEKILPLALHQLGSKDRKTTRKTFDSVDGLWWNSYRRVPEKFLVLTRDYHTNDQRYPLMPPQIMPSEGLLLTLPERYLKYDLSLLAQLRLLPTDNMKQLPKPVSYWTVADFPKLAEDAKQQDLLQQVLKP from the coding sequence ATGTCCAAATGGGTTACACCAATAGGGATTGCGCTTTTATTAGCCGCCTGCCAAAACCATGACAAACTAGAATTGCCCACTATTGAGCCAGTCGTTACCCCTTATACCGTTGAGGAGGCCTCACAAGCTTGGCCTGTTATTGCTTCTTTAGCCCCTCCACAAGGTTTACGGGCTTGCTGCGCTTTCGGCTACAACTTGCAAGCTGAACTATGGGGACTACCTGTCCCGTTTTACACTATCGATAATATCGTTGAAGCAGATAGCCTCGGTGAACATCATTATAATGACAGCTTTTTAGGTACCTCTGCGGCATTAATGGGGCTCAGTAATGAAAAAATAGGCTTACTCTATACGGATAAAAGCGGGTTTATTGATATTTCCCATGTCAGAGATACTGCAGATTATACTTTTTACTTATTTAGCCAAATTTATCCACGCCTTGGTCAACAATGGTCGCTATCTCTTAGTGAGGAGCTAGCGGATAGACAAATACATTTCAGCGCATTTGAACCGCCACAGTCTGCTGAGCAGCGCTATACCCTTAGTGCCTATTTAGCCGCAAAATTAGCTTTTCAACTCGCTGTATGGCATGAAATTGCGCAGTGGTATGGTTACCAATCTGTACCAGGGTTTTCTGAAGGGATTTCCGCATTTTCCCCTGAAGACCTGTACTCCAATTTACTCGGTTCTCGTCTGGCCTTAACCCTGATACTACAAGGCCGAGCTGGCTCTTTAGCCACTTACTCTCAATCAATGGAAAAAATTCTTCCACTGGCTCTTCACCAGCTAGGCAGCAAAGATAGAAAAACCACACGGAAAACATTTGATAGCGTTGATGGTTTGTGGTGGAACAGTTACCGTAGAGTACCGGAGAAATTTCTTGTTTTAACAAGAGATTACCATACAAATGACCAACGTTATCCTTTGATGCCCCCACAAATTATGCCATCTGAAGGTTTACTTTTAACCTTGCCCGAACGCTACCTCAAATATGATTTGTCATTACTCGCGCAACTGCGCTTGCTCCCTACTGACAATATGAAGCAACTTCCCAAGCCTGTCTCTTATTGGACGGTGGCCGATTTTCCAAAGTTGGCGGAAGATGCGAAGCAACAAGATTTACTGCAACAAGTTTTAAAACCTTAA